The Candidatus Poribacteria bacterium DNA window AGGGCAGGCTAGGCGGTGGGGATACAAACACACGGATCGGTGCGGGGACAGGGATATCCTCCTATCTATCTGGATTCAGGACAGTTGAGGGGCTTGCAAAGTACGAATTTGCGATCGCCTCCGCGCCTCTATGGCTGCTCGGTGCTTATGCACAAAACCTGCTAGCGGATGCCAACGATAAAGCGTACTGGGCGGAAATTGGGGTGGGACCCATACCTAGGCTAGGTCAACTGCGTACACTTTACCACTATGTTTGGGTTGAACGTGAATCAATGATATCCAACTATAACAACGCCGATATATTTAATCCAAATGCGCACGGACATGAACTGAAATTCGTCTTGCCACTAGAAAAGAATATCAGCATAGAAGTGCTATATTTCATCGCCAAGAATATCATCGCATCTGGCGCGAACTCGTCCCAACATAAAACGAGGTTACAACTCAAGGTGAAATTCTAGGACATTGTGACCGTCTTGCCTTTTCCCTAATTGGCTGCGCCCCCTCCGTTCGACTCAATCCGAACCGAAAACCACTTATAAAGCGCGGGAATCACCAACAGTGTCAAAATGGTTGATGTGACCAACCCGCCGATGACCACCGTCGCCAACGGGCGCTGTACCTCGCTGCCAGTGCCCTGTGAAATCAACAGCGGAATCAGTCCTAGCGCGGTGGTAGTCGCAGTCATCAATACAGGTCTGAGTCGTTGACATGCCCCCTCCATTGATATGCCGTCGCGGACAAGACGGTTAAGATAAGTAATACCAAGCACCACGTTACGATTTCAGGGCGCAATATCATTTGAAATTTCACAAATCCGTAGGGGCAACCCCCGATAGATCGGTATGAAAGCACTTGGGTTGTCCTACCGTAGGTCGATTTTCCAAAATCGACAGATTTGTGTCAATGAACCATCTGCCTTACAACACACTTATCGGATCAATATCCACAATCAGATCGATATTCGTCGGCGATGTCGCGGTAATCGCACACTGAATCAGTTCACGCAGCTCCTCCACATCCTCGGATCGCAACAGAAAATGCCACCGAAATTTATTTCTGATCTTGGCAAGCGGTGCGGGAACGGGCCCCCGAATCTCAACTGTAGGGAAGCAATCCCCCTTGAAGGTTTCGAGTTGATCAAGCAGATTATTGGAGGCTTGGATTACCTCCGCCTCAACCTCCCCACGGAGCAGAATGGTTGCAGCATGGCTCAATGGCGGGTAAAGCAGCGCCTCCCGATAACCGATCTCTTCACGATAGAAACGGAGATAGTCATGCCCCTGTGCCGCTTGGATGCTGTAGTGTTCCGGCATATAGGTCTGAATAATGACGTTACCGCCCGCTTCGCTACGACCAGATCGTCCGGCCACCTGTGTCAGCAAATTAAACGACCGTTCACCGGCACGAAAATCTGGCAGATTGAGTGCGGTATCGGCAGAAATCACACCCACAAGGGTCACATTTGGAAAATCTAACCCTTTCGCAATCATCTGCGTTCCCACCAAAATATCAATTTCCCCACTCTTGAAAACGTCCAAGATCTGCTGGTGGGCATTTTTGCGTGCCGTCGAATCGGCGTCCATCCGCTTGACCTTCGCTTTGGGGAATGCCTTGCCCACCTCCTGCTCAACCTGCTCGGTGCCAAGTCCAAAATAGCGGATGTACACGCTGCCACATTCTGGACAAACTTGGGGCGTTGGGCGTTCATAACCGCAGTGCCGACACCCCANNNNNNNNNNNNNNNNNNNNNNNNNNNNNNNNNNNNNNNNNNNNNNNNNNNNNNNNNNNNNNNNNNNNNNNNNNNNNNNNNNNNNNNNNNNNNNNNNNNNNNNNNAAGCCGTTCCTCAATACCTGTTCGGAGGGCTGTCGAAAAAATGGTGCGATTACCCCGCTTTAACTCCTCGCGCATATCCACAATCTCGACGGGTGGCATCTCAATATTCGATACGCGGGAAGGCAGTCGCAAGAGGGTGTACTCCCCTTGCTGCGCATGATAAAAACTCTCCAACGATGGCGTCGCGCTGCCGAGAATCAACGGACAGGCGACTAACTCAGATCGCTTCACAGCAACGTCCCGCGCGTGATAGAATGGGTGCGCAGCGTCCTGCTTGTATGATGTTTCATGCTCCTCATCAATTACAATCAGCCCAAGGTTCGGAAAGGGCGCAAAGACAGCGGATCTGGGTCCCACAACGATGTCCGCCGCTCCGCCTTTAATCTGCTGCCACTGGTCATATCGTTCCCCATCTGAAAGATTGCTATGGAGGACAGCGACCCGCGCCCCAAAACGTCCGACAAACCGAGAGACCGTTTGGGGTGTGAGAGAAATTTCGGGAACAAGCACTATCACCTGTTTTCCCTGATCTAAGACGGAAGCCATCGCTTGCATATAAACCTCCGTCTTACCGCTACCGGTGACACCGTGTAGGAGAAACAGTTCGCGCTTACTCGAATCGATCGCCCCTTGAATCGCCTGCAAGGCAGTCGCCTGATCCGGATTCAGCGTGAGCGGCTGCGTGGAAGGCACCGGATCCAAACTCAACGGATTCCGCACAATTTGGACAGACTCAACGTGAATTAACCCCTTCTGCTCAAGGGATTGTAACCCCGTCACTGACGTGTCGGCACGTTTAGCCAGATCTGTTCTCGTCAACGTTTCATCACTACAGTCGAGGAGGAGGCGGAGCATTTCTGCCTGTTTCGGGGCGCGGTTGGCTTCCAATTGGGGGACCTGTTCTTCGATGAGATAGTTTGGGGCTGCGCTTGGGGTTGGATGTTCGACCGCAGTTCGACAAGCCCCTTTTCTTGTAGAGCGGACAACGGCGGACGCAGCTTTGAAACCCCAATCCCGAGTCGCCGCCCAATTTGATGAAGGGATAACTCATTATCTTCCTTGAGCAACGACAAAATCTCCGTCTGACGCGATTGCCGCATATCCGAAATCTGTTCATCGGTTGCGAGCAGATGCACGAGCCGGTTTTGGCGCGTTCTTACTGCTGCGGGCGCAGCACACCGCAACGCCTCTCCCCACGAAGACAGGTAATATTCCGACATCCATTTCGTCAACGTAAGCAGTTCATCTGAGAAGGTGGGGGTATCGTCCAAACAGTCGGCGAGGTTCTTGATTTGTATAGATTCGTCAGGTAGGTCAGGTTCATCCATTAAATCAACGATGACCCCTTCGCGTGTCCCCTCTCCCAAAGGCGCAAGGACGCGGCTGCCGCGCTGTGCTACGGATTGAAGACGGACTGGAATGGCGTAAGAGAAGGTGAGATCTTGGGGGAGTGGAAAAGCGACGCGAGCGTATTCCATGGCGTGAAAGATCAGCGATTCATTGGTTCATTAATGAACAAGTGAACTCATGAACCAATGTACTAACTAGTTTTTAGTTCCGCGATTACTTTCTGCATATCCTCCCAGACATCTCGCTTGCCATGCGGATTTCGGAGGAGGTAGGCGGGGTGGTAGGTTGCCATGAGTTTGCAGCCGTGATAGTCGTGGAAACGACCACGCAACGAAGAAATACTCTGGTTGGTCGCAAGTAGCGTTTGCGCAGCAAAGGTGCCAAGGGCACAGATCACCTTCGGCTTGATTAACTCAATCTGTCTGAGCAGGAAAGGCTCACAGCTTTCGATCTCAATCGGTTTCGGGTTCCGATTACCGGGCGGACGGCACTTAATCACGTTGGCGATATAAACATCTTCACGCCTCAACTCCATCGCCTCAATAATCCGGGTCAGCAATTGACCCGCGCGCCCGACGAAAGGCTCACCCTGTTGATCCTCATCCGCGCCGGGAGCTTCACCGACAAACATGAGATCTGCGTTTTCATCTCCAGTTCCGAAAACGACTGTGTTTCGTCCCTGATGCAGTTCGCACCGCTCACAACCCATCGCTTCATCGCGCAACTCCCCTATATCAAACTCGGCAAATTCGGATTCGGGTTCCGCTTCTTCCTCAAACAATTCTGTAAAACCAAGATGCATTTGTTCTTCCACGTATTCCCTCACTGTTGCGACAACTTCTAGATATCCTTCGACAACTTCATTCTGATCTGACATGAGGCGTAACGCAAAACGCTTTGCGTTTTACGTCTCCAATCGGCGTTTGAGTTCTTCAATTCGCCCAACGGGTGTTGGATTCTGTTCGTATAAGATTGCGAGATAAAAGCTGGTCCAATCCCCAATCGCAACCAACGATAACAGACGGGCAAGTAGCGATTTACCAGCTGAATTCACCTGTGTAATGCCAGCGGTATGCGGTTGAATTAGTTCCGCCGTGATGTCCATCCGACGCTGCGTCTGAGACGGAGCAATCGGGTCGCGGAGTTGGATAACATGAGATTGCCGCGTCAACGCTGACGGATGCTTCCAACCCTCAATCTCATTGTGATTCATCTCAGGATACACACTATAATAAGCGAGCGATTTGCCGTTCTCATTCATCTGCCCCTTCCAACGCATAGCAATCGCCTCAAGTTCTTGCGGGGCGTAGATAACAGGCAATTTCCCGCACAACGCCTGTGCAAGCCGCTTGGGTTGACTTTCTGTGACATCGGGCTGGAAATCTTCTGCCAACTTCTGTAGCAGCGCAATTGCTTCCCGTAAATCGCTCCGGAAATCGAGGCTTGAGGCGAACCCGAGCCGCGAAAAGACGGATAAGACCGGCATGAGCAGATAGCCGAGCGAGGCTCTGGGCGGTTGACCGTCCGGAATCATCACGCAGGGAAGATTGTGCGTATCCGTGAATGCCTTTAACTTTCCACCACTGGTAACCGCCAGAATATTCGCCCCCTGTGAAAATGCCTGTTCAACAGACAGGAGCGTTTCTTCGGTATTACCGGAATAACTGACAGCGATGAAAAGTGTCTGAGATGTAACAAACGCAGGAAGAGTATAACCCCTGTGGACGATAATTGGACAGGGAAATTGGGACCCAACCACCGCTTTCACAAGGTCTCCGCCAATCCCAGATCCACCCATCCCAGCAATCACAATGTTGTTGGGAATCCGCTCACCATAACCCTTTAATTTCAGAGCCTCGCCAATCTCCCAGCCACGTCTACACTGTGTAGAGAAACTGGACAGCAGGTGAAGCATATCCTCAGGATCATGTTGCTTGATTTGGGCGAGA harbors:
- the priA gene encoding primosomal protein N', with product MEANRAPKQAEMLRLLLDCSDETLTRTDLAKRADTSVTGLQSLEQKGLIHVESVQIVRNPLSLDPVPSTQPLTLNPDQATALQAIQGAIDSSKRELFLLHGVTGSGKTEVYMQAMASVLDQGKQVIVLVPEISLTPQTVSRFVGRFGARVAVLHSNLSDGERYDQWQQIKGGAADIVVGPRSAVFAPFPNLGLIVIDEEHETSYKQDAAHPFYHARDVAVKRSELVACPLILGSATPSLESFYHAQQGEYTLLRLPSRVSNIEMPPVEIVDMREELKRGNRTIFSTALRTGIEERL
- a CDS encoding uracil-DNA glycosylase, whose amino-acid sequence is MSDQNEVVEGYLEVVATVREYVEEQMHLGFTELFEEEAEPESEFAEFDIGELRDEAMGCERCELHQGRNTVVFGTGDENADLMFVGEAPGADEDQQGEPFVGRAGQLLTRIIEAMELRREDVYIANVIKCRPPGNRNPKPIEIESCEPFLLRQIELIKPKVICALGTFAAQTLLATNQSISSLRGRFHDYHGCKLMATYHPAYLLRNPHGKRDVWEDMQKVIAELKTS
- a CDS encoding bifunctional phosphoglucose/phosphomannose isomerase, which translates into the protein MTTLNLAQIKQHDPEDMLHLLSSFSTQCRRGWEIGEALKLKGYGERIPNNIVIAGMGGSGIGGDLVKAVVGSQFPCPIIVHRGYTLPAFVTSQTLFIAVSYSGNTEETLLSVEQAFSQGANILAVTSGGKLKAFTDTHNLPCVMIPDGQPPRASLGYLLMPVLSVFSRLGFASSLDFRSDLREAIALLQKLAEDFQPDVTESQPKRLAQALCGKLPVIYAPQELEAIAMRWKGQMNENGKSLAYYSVYPEMNHNEIEGWKHPSALTRQSHVIQLRDPIAPSQTQRRMDITAELIQPHTAGITQVNSAGKSLLARLLSLVAIGDWTSFYLAILYEQNPTPVGRIEELKRRLET
- the priA gene encoding primosomal protein N'; amino-acid sequence: GCRHCGYERPTPQVCPECGSVYIRYFGLGTEQVEQEVGKAFPKAKVKRMDADSTARKNAHQQILDVFKSGEIDILVGTQMIAKGLDFPNVTLVGVISADTALNLPDFRAGERSFNLLTQVAGRSGRSEAGGNVIIQTYMPEHYSIQAAQGHDYLRFYREEIGYREALLYPPLSHAATILLRGEVEAEVIQASNNLLDQLETFKGDCFPTVEIRGPVPAPLAKIRNKFRWHFLLRSEDVEELRELIQCAITATSPTNIDLIVDIDPISVL